The sequence TCTGGCGGCGCAGGGGGCGCGGGTGACCCACCTCGTCGATCCCCGGCCCGCCCGCTTGGGCGAGGTTGCCGCTCGGCACGGGTTGGGGCCGGAGGCGTGCTTTCTCGATGCGGACGCCTTTTTCGCCCTGGGCCGGGTGGCAGACGCGCTGGTGATCGCCACACCCGACCATGCCCACGTGGGGCCGTGCGTGCGGGCACTGGGCCTCGGCTACGACGTGTTGCTGGAAAAGCCCATCTGTCTGGAGGAGGCCGAGCTGGACAGGCTGCTGGCGGCGGAGGCGGCATCGGGCGGGCGCGTGACGGTTTGCCACGTGCTGCGCGCCACGCCTTTTTTCCGCAGGGTCCGGGAGGTGCTGGACTCGGGGCGGCTGGGGCGGCTGGTCGGCATGCAGCATGCGGAGAACGTGGCGTACTGGCACTACGCGCATTCGTTCGTGCGGGGCAACTGGGCGCAGTCGCCGCCCGCCGCGCCCTTCGTGCTGGCGAAGAGCGGGCACGACCTCGACCTGCTGCGCTGGTTTGCGGGGGCGTCGCCCGTCCGGGTGAGCAGCGAGGGGTCGCTGTTCCACTTCCGGCCGGAGGAGGCGCCGCCGGGGGCCTCGGATCGCTGCGTGACCTGCCCGGTGGTGGAGTGCCCCTACGACGCCCGGCGTATTTACCCCACCCGCGACCCGGAGCGGTGGCCGGTCACGGTGCTGACGGCGGGGGGCATCTCTCTCGCCGACGCCCTCGCGTCTGGGCCCTACGGGCGCTGCGTGTACGGCGGGGGGAACGACGTGGTGGACCACCAGGCGGTCACGGTCGTCTTCGAGGGCGGGGTGACGGCGGGGCTCACGGTGAGTGCCTTCACCCACAACAACACGCGGACCTTGAAGCTCCTGGGCACCCACGGCGAGTTGCGCGGGCACCTGGACCGGGGCGAGATCGAGGTCCACGACTTCCGCACGGACGGGGTCGAGCTGTTGGCGGTCGATGTGAGCGGCAACCACGGCGGCGGGGACACCGCGCTCGTCGCCGCGTGGCTGGCCTTCCTGCGGGGGGAGGCGGGGGTGCCCACGCCCTTGGCCGAATCGCTCGACTCGCACCGGATGGCGTTCGCGGCGGGGGGGGACGGTGGAACGGGTGTGAGGCGGCTTGTACGGTCCTGAGTGGCCGGGCTCATCCCTCTCTCCTTGTATTAATTAGAAAGCTACCTCACCTCGCGGGTGCCTCTCCTCACGCCCCCACCTCCCGGAGGAAATCGAGGGTGTAGCGCGCCACCGTTCGGGGAAAGGAGTCGGTGAGGGCGTGGGTGCCGCCGGGGATCTCGCGGACGGTGGCGTCGGGGATGGCGGCGCAGATCGCCTCCAGGGTCCAGGCCTGGATGACGGGGTCGTGGGTGCCGTCGAGGAGCAGGGTGGGGGCCAGCACGTGGGGGAGCAGGGGGCCGGTATCGTGTTGGCTCTGGTCCTGCGCCAGGCGCAGCATGCGGGCGGGGCCGCTGCGGGTGTAGGCGGCCAGGGCGGGGAGGAACAGGCCGGGCCGCTCGCGGGGCAGGTCGAGGAGGAGGCGCAGCAACTGCTCCCGCACGCTGGGGTTTTCCGGGATGCCGGTGGGCGCGCAGGCGATCGCGGCGGAGACGTGGCCGGGGTAGCGCGCGGCGAGGTCGAAGACCACCTCTCCCCCGAGGGAGTGGCCCAGCAGCGGCACGCGGCCCAGGCCCGACTCGGCGAGCCAGGCGGCGAGGTGATCGGTCAGGCCCTCGATGGTGCGCGGGGAACCGGGGCGGCCCGCGCTCCGGCCGTGGCCGGGGGGGTCGTAGGCGTACACGGTGCGCGCGCGGGCGAGCTCCCGGGCGACCCGGGTGTACATCCAGGAGGCGCAGCCCAGGCCAGGAATGATGACGAGAGGTGGCCCCTCGCCGCGCACCCGGGCGTGGGTGAGCAGGCCGCGGACGCGGGTGTAGCGGGACTCGGCGTTCAAGTGCCCTCACGCAGGAAGTCGAGGACGAGCGCGTTGAACTCCCCCGGCGCGTCCACCATCACCACGTGGCCCGCACGGGGAATCTCCTCGTAGCGGGCGCCGGGGATCGCGGCGGCGAGCGCGCGGCCCAGCGAGGGGGGCACCAGCGCGTCCCGCCCGCCCCAGATCACCAGCGTCCGGGCGGTGAGGCCGGGCAGGAGGTCCTGCACGCTGTCTTTCAGCAGGTCGCGGGTGCTGCGCCACAGATTGAGCGGCCCGCTGCGCGCGGCGTCGGCGAGGATGCGCGGCACGAAGGTGACCCGGCCGGTCAGGACGGCGCGGGGCAGGTGCAGGGCGACCCGGTAGAGCCGGTCCCGCAGCAGGCCGCTCGCGCAGGCGAGGACGAGGACGCGCACCCGCTCGGGGCGGCGGGCGGCGACGTGCATGGAGATGTGGCCCCCCAGGGAGTGCCCGATCAGGGTGACGTTCCTGAGGTCGAGGTGGTCGAGCCAGGCGGCGATCAGGTCGGCGGCGGCCCGCACGCCCAGCGACCGCTGGCGCCGCGCCTGCCCGTAGCCCGCGAGGTCGAGGACGTAGACGCGGTGGGTCCCCGACAGCGCGGGGACATTGTGCCGCCACCAGCGGCTCGACCCGCTCAGGCCGTGGACGAGCACGATGGGATCGCCGTGCCCGGTCGCGTCGTACCTCAGGGTCGCCCCACGGGAGCGAAATTGCAGGGCTCGCACGCGCCCGAGCATACGGGAAAGGCGGCGGGGAGGGCTTAAGGAAGCGGTGACCCTTCAGCCGGGGACGGGGACGGCGGCCATCTTCAGGAACAGCGCGTGCAGCCGCGTGTCGGGCGTGAGTTCGGGGTGAAAGGAGGAGGCGAGCAGCCGCCCCTGGCGGGCGAGGACGATCCTTCCCTCGTGCCGGGCGAGCACCTCCACCCCCTCCCCCACCCGCTCGATCACGGGCGCGCGGATGAAGACGGCGGGGAAGGGGGCGCCGAGTTCGGGGATGTCGAGCCCGGTGTGGAAGGAATCCACCTGGCGCCCGAAGGCGTTGCGCCGCACGCTGAGGTCCATGACGGCGAGGCTGTCCTGCTGGCCGCCGAACTGGGGGGGGGCGCCGAGAACTTCCCGGGCGAGCAGGATCGCGCCCGCGCAGGTGCCCCAGAGGGCCCCGCCGCGCGCGTGGAACTCACGGATGGGGTCCCACAGCCCGAAATCGGTCATCAGCCGGGCGATGGTGGTGCTCTCCCCGCCGGGGAGGATCAGGCCGTCCAGTCCGCTCAGGTCGGTGGGGAGGCGCACCTCGCGGACGCGGGCGCCGAGGGCTTCCAGGCGCTGGCGGTGTTCGCGGAAGGCGCCCTGGAGGGCGAGGACGCCGATGGTGGTGGTGGGGGATGGGGTCATGGGGGCTCCGGGAGAGGAGGAACTGTTGCTACTGCTTTTGCTTTGTCTCTTTTTGTATTAATTACAAAAGGAAACGGAGGGGCGAACGCTCAGCACCCCTCCCCTTCCCTTACCAGCCGCGTCCGGCGAGGCGCTCCTCGGGGATCAGGCTGTCGATGTTGATGCCGGTCATGGGGGCGCCGAGGTCCTCGCTGACTTCGGCGAGCACGTCGGGGTTCCCGTAGTGGGTGACGGCCTTGACGATGGCGCGGGCGCGGCGCTCGGGGTTGCCACTCTTGAAGATGCCGCTGCCGACGAACACGCCGTCGAGGCCCAGGTGCATCATCAGGGCGGCGTCGGCGGGGGTGGCGACGCCGCCGGCGGCGAAGTTCACGACGGGCAGCTTGCCGTGCTCGTGGACATACTGGACGAGGTGGTAGGGGGCCTGGAGGTCGCGGGCCACCGTCATCAGCTCCTCGGTGGGGCGGGCCTGAATGGCGCGGATCTCGCCCAGCACGGTGCGGGCGTGGCGCACGGCCTCGATGATGTTGCCGGTGCCCGCCTCGCCCTTGGTGCGGATCATGGAGGCGCCCTCACCGACGCGGCGCAGGGCCTCGCCCAGATTTTTGGCGCCGCAGACGAAGGGGACGGTAAATTTCGTCTTCTCGATGTGGAACCCGTCGTCGGCGGGGGTCAGGACCTCCGACTCGTCGATGAAGTCCACGCCGAGTGCCTGGAGGATCTGCGCCTCGACGAAGTGGCCAATGCGGACCTTCGCCATCACCGGGATCGTCACGGCGGCGATGATCTCCTTGATCATCTTGGGGTCGCTCATGCGGGCCACGCCGCCGTCCGCGCGGATGTCGGCGGGCACGCGCTCCAGCGCCATCACGGCAGTCGCCCCGGCGGCCTCGGCGATGCGGGCCTGGTCGGCGGTCACCACGTCCATGATCACGCCGCCCTTGAACATCTCGGCGAAGCCCTGCTTGATCTGGGGGGTTCCGGTCTGTACGTCGCTCATGGAAACAGGCTAGGGCAAAACTGGCCCCATGAGCAGGGCCAGTTGGGGGGAAGGAGGGGGTCAGTTGCGGGCCGCGGCGACCCGGCGGATGCTCTCGACAAGTTGCGAGGGCCGGAAGGGTTTGACGAGGTACTCGGTGACGAGGCCGGGCACGTGGTCGGGCCGGTTGAGGCCCGAGAGGAAGACGACGGGCGGCATGGCGGCCCGCAGCTCGGCCTGGAGGCGCCGCACGGTCTCGAAGCCGTCCCAGGGGGCCATGAGCACGTCCATCACGATCACGTCGAAGGTGGCCTCGCGGGCGGCGGCGAGCGCGTCGGGGCCGCTGCGGGCGGTGACCACCCGGAAGCCCTGGAGGCCCAGGGTGAGGTCGAGCAGTTCGAGGATCTGCTCCTCGTCGTCCACCACGAGCAGGCGCAGATCGGCGGCGGGGGCCCTCACGGCAGCAGGGCCAGGGGGTCGACCGCCCGCCCGTCCAGCCGGACCTCGAAGTGCAGGTGCGGGCCGGTGCAGATGCCGGTGCAGCCGACCTCGCCCAGCAGGTCGCCGCGCCGGACAGTCTGCCCGGCGGTCACGGCGGTGCGGCTGAGGTGGCCGTACACCAGCGTGCTGTCCCCCTGCGCCGTGTAGACGTTCATGCCGTACGCACCATACCCGCTTTCGGTGACCGTGCCGTCCGCCGCCGCGTACACGGGGGTCCCGGCGGGGGCGGCGAGGTCCACCCCGCCGTGAAAGACCTGCTTGTGGTAGTCGATGTCGGCCTCCCCGAAGCGGCTGGTGACGCGGGCATTCTGCACCGGCCAGGTGAGGCGGGTGGAAACGTTCACCCCAGCGGGCTGGACGCTGAGGGGCTGGCGGGCCTGCTCGCGTTCGCGGAGGGCGGCCTGGGCGGCCTCGTACTGCGCCTGCCGCTCGTACGCCTCGATCAGGCGCTGGCGCCCGGGGCTGTCCCGCCAGGCGAGGTAGGCCTCGTACTTCTCCTGCATGGCGTACCGCTCCTGGAGCCGGGCACGCTCACGCTCCTTCTGCTGGGCGAGGTAGCGGTCGTACCGGGCCTGCATCTCGGCCCGCCGCTCGGCCTCCTCCCGTGCCTCGCGGTGCTCGACGAGCCGGGTGTACAGGCCGTCCGCGCGCACCCCGGGGAGCAGGAGGTAATCGCCCACGCCGAGGGCGGTGGGCAGCACGTCGTTCGCGCAGGCGGTGCGGGCGAGGTCGGCCCCGTACCCGGCGATGAGCGTTAAGGCGGTCTGCCCGGGCTTGATTCGCACGAGCAGACCGCGCTCGGCGGTCGGGATGTGGAGGGTCTCGCCCGCCTCCAGGTCGTCCAGGCTGCTCCGGTCGAGGTTGGCGCTCAGGAGCTCGACGAGACTCAGGCCCGCGTCCGCCGCGATACTCGCCAGGGTCTCGCCGGGCCGCACGGTGTGGGTGACTATGGAGGCGGGCAGCGCGGGCGGGTGGGCCGGGGCGGGGGCGGGCAGCCGCACGCGCAGGAGGCGGGCCTGTTCCCCGGCGGGGCGGGGCAGGGCGGCCACCGCCGCCGGGGGCACCCCGTAGCGGGCGGCGACGCTCGCCGGGGGCTGGGGAGTCACGACGAGGATGCTGGGGGGCTCAGCCACGTGCGTCAGGTGGACGGTGGGGAGGGCGGTCCGGAGCAGGTCCGCGGGGGTGGGCACACCCAGGAGGTCGGCGACGCCTTCCGGGCTCGCGGGCCGGGCGGCGGCGAGGGGGGCGAGGGCGGCCAGCGCGAGGGTGAGGGCCAGACGCGGGGAAAGTGGCCGCCAAGGCAGGGGGGCGTGGCCCCGTGGGGGGCGGGGGGGAAACTCGGGCACTGGACCTCCGGGGGGCACGCGGCCCCCGGGGACGGGGTGTCCGGCGGCTGCCCCGCGTAGGGGCATTCGCCCGGACACCCCGGGGAAAGGGACGGTGAACTCAGCCGCCCGCGAGCGACTGGAGGAACTCGACGTTGTTGCGCGTCTTGCCCATGCGCGAGAGCAGCATCTCCATCGCGTCGGCGGGGTCCATGTCGGAGATCACCTTGCGCAGGAGCCACATCTTTTTCAGCACCTCGGGCTGGAGGAGCAGTTCCTCGCGGCGGGTGCCGGATTTCAGGATGTCGAGCGCGGGGAAGATACGGCGCTCCTCCAGGCGGCGGCTGAGGACGAGTTCCGCGTTGCCGGTGCCCTTGAACTCCTCGAAGATCACGTCGTCCATGCGGGAGCCGGTCTCGACGAGGGCGGTCGCCAGGATGGTGAGGGAGCCGCCGTCGCGGATGTTGCGCGCGGCCCCCAGGAAGCGCTTGGGCCAGTGCAGGGCGTTGGAGTCCAGACCGCCGGAGAGGGTGCGCCCGGTCGGCGGCGTCACGAGGTTGTTCGCCCGGGCGAGGCGGGTGATCGAGTCGAGCAGGATGACGACGTGGCCGCCCTCCTCGACGATGCGGCGGGCACGCTCGTGGACGAATTCCGCCACCCGGACGTGGTGCTGGGGCGGCTCGTCGAAGGTCGAGGCGATGACCTGGGCGCCCTGCACGCTCTCGCGGAAGTCGGTGACCTCCTCGGGGCGCTCGTCCACGAGGAGGACCATCACGGTCACGTCGGGGTAGTTCTTGACGATGGAGTTGGCGACCTTTTTGAGCAGGGTCGTCTTGCCCGCTTTCGGGGGCGCGACGATGAGCGCGCGCTGCCCGCGGCCGATGGGCACGAGGAGGTCCACCACCCGCAGGCTGAGGCTGTCGTCCATCAGCGGGTCTTCCAGGACGAGCTGGCGGTCGGGGAAGGTCGGGGTCAGGTCGTCGAAGCGGGGGCGCTGGCGGGCGGACTCGGGGTCCAGGCCGTTGACCGCCTCGACCTGCACGAGGGTGCCATAGCGCTCGTTCTCGCGGGGGCGCCGGGCGCGGCCAATCACCTCGTCGCCGGTGCGGAGGTGGAACTGCTTGATCAGGCCCGCCGTCACGAGCACGCTTCGGGAGGCCGGTTCGAGGAGGTCGGCCTGCAGGAAGCCGTAGCCGTCGGCGCTGATGTCGAGGTAGCCGCGGGCGAGGACCTGGCCCTCGGCCTCGGCCTGGCGCTCCATGATGGCGAGGGCCAGGGCGTCCTTTTTGAGCTTGCGGTAGTTCTCGATGCCGCTCTGAGCGGCGATGAGGTGCAGCTCGGGCAGGATTTTCTGCTGGAGTTCGTGAAAGGGGAGCGGCGCGATGTGGGGCTCGGTCACTTCTTCTGGCCTCCCTGGGCGGTCACGCCGCCCGCCTGCGGGTTGGTGCCCGCCTCACTGGAGGGCGTCTCGGGGCTCGCCCCCGCCCGCTTCGCCCAGTCCCCCAGGAAGGCGTCGAGTCCCGCCTGGGTCAGCGGGTGCTTGATCATCGCGGTGAAGACCTTGTAGGGGATGGTCGCCACGTCGGCCCCGGCGAGGGCAGACTGCACCACGTGCTGCGGGTGGCGGATGGAGGCGGCGAGGACCTTGGTGGGGATGTCCCCCATCACGTACGCCTCCTTGATCTGGCGCACGAGTTCGATGCCGTCCCAGCCGATGTCGTCCACCCGGCCCGCGAAGGGCGAGATGTAGGTGGCCCCGGCCCGCGCGGCGAGGAGCGCCTGCGGCACCGAGAAGCACAGGGTCACGTTCGTGCGGATGCCCTGGCTCGTCAGCGTCCGGCAGGCCTGGAGGCCCGCCGGGGTCAGCGGCAGCTTGACGACGACGTGCTCGCTCCAGCTCGCCACCTCGCGGCCTTCCCGGATCATGCCCTCGGCATCGAGGGCGGTGACCTCCGCGCTGATCGCCCCGCCCACGAGCGCGGCGATCTCCTGGATGACTTCCTTGAAGTCGCGCCCTGAGGAGGCGACGAGGCTGGGATTGGTCGTCACACCTGAAAGCACGCCCCAGGCGTTGATCTCGCGCACCTCGTCCACGACGGCGGTATCGATAAAAAATTCCATGTTGACTCCTCCTGTCAGAGTAGTGGTTTTCGGGAGGGGGCCGGGGCGCCGAGGTGTTCGGCGCGGGCCCCTCTCCCACCTGTTGTCCACTCACCATACGCCCCGGGGACGAATGCGTCACCTGGCGCATTGACCAGGTCATCCTGCGGCCCTACCATGAGCGACACCCCCACCGGGGGTGAGCAACTCAAGGCGACCGAGAGAAGAGTACGCGGGGCAAAGCGCTCACGAGCGAGTCCGGGACGGTGAGAGCCGGACGAGCCGCCCCCCGCCGAAGATCCCCTCCCGCGCCGGACGAAGAACGGCCTCCCGGCCCAGTAGACCGTCCCGGCTGCCCCCCGACAGCGGGCGCAACGAGGCCACGTTAGCGTGGCGAAGTTGGGTGGTACCACGCGCGAGAACAGTCCGGCGCGTCCCAGCATACCGTCTGGGACGCGCTGTCTTTTGTTTTCCCGATCTCCCTTGGAGGACCTATGACCACCACCGAACCCAAGCCCACCTCTCCCCTGTTCCGCCCGGTGCCCTCGCAGCCCAGCTTCCGCGAGCTGGAGGCGAACGTCCTGAACTTCTGGCAGGAGAAGCACATCTTCGAGCAGACCCAGGAGCGGCGCGAGGGGCAGCCCGAGTACGTCTTCTACGAGGGGCCGCCCACCGCGAACGGGCGACCGGCGCTGCACCACGTCCTGGCCCGGTCGTTCAAGGACCTGTTTCCCCGCTATAAGGTGATGCAGGGGTATCACGTCACCCGTAAAGGCGGCTGGGACACCCACGGCCTTCCGGTCGAGATCAGCGTCGAGAAGAAGCTGGGGTGGCTGGGCCGCAACCACGGGGCCAGCCGCGCCGAGCTGGAGGAGTTCAACCGCCTGTGCCGCACCTCGGTGTGGGAGACGATCCAGGAGTGGAACACCTTCACGGAGCGGCTGGGGTACTGGGTGGACCTGGAGGACCCGTACATCACCTATCAGAACAGCTATGTGGAGAGCGTGTGGAACCTGCTGAAGAGGCTGCACGCGGAGGGATTGATCGCGCAGGACTACAAGGTGGTGCCTCTGAGTCCGCGTATCTCCACGACGCTCTCCCGCGCGGAGCTGGGCGAGGTGGACAGTTACCGGATGGTGGACGATCCGAGCGTGTACGTGCGCTTCCCGATCCTCTGGGACACGTTGCCGGAGCGGGCGCGGGCGGCATTAGGTGGGCTAAGCGAGGAGGACCGTCAGGGCCTGGCGCTCGTGGTGTGGACGACGACTCCGTGGACACTGCCGAGCAACACGCTGGCGGCGGTGAACGCGGACCTGACGTACGTGGTGGCGCGGGGTGAGGGCGGAACGATCATCGTCGCGGAGGACGCGGTCGAACGCCTGAGCGGACTGCACAAGAACGCCGCGCCGCTGGAGGTGCTCGCCTCCTTCCCGGGCCGCGACCTGGAGGGCGTGGAGTACGAGCCGCCCTTCCCGGAGGTGGCGGTCGAACTGGGCGTGTTGAAGGAATTGCACGAGCGCAACGCGGAAGGCCGCCCCGTCATGCATTTCGTCACGCTGGCCGATTTCGTCTCGGCCCAGGACGGGTCGGGTGTGGCGCACGAGGCCCCGGCGTACGGCGCGGAGGACCTGGAACTCGCCCGGAAATACGGCGTGCCGCTCATGTTCGGGGTGGATGACCACGGCATCCTGCGGGTGACGGGGGAGCGCGGCAAGTTCTTCAAGGATGCGGACAAGGGCCTGATCGCGGACCTCAAGGCGCGCGGCCTGATGTTCCACGCGGGGACCCTCCGGCACCGCTACCCCTTCCACGACCGGACGGGCGACCCCATCCTGTATTTCGCCAAAAAGGGGTGGTACATCCGCACGAACTCCGTGGCGGACCGGATGCTGGAGACGAACGAGCAGATCAACTGGGTCCCGGCGAATATCAAGCACGGTCGCTTCGGCAACTGGCTGGAGGGCAACGTGGACTGG is a genomic window of Deinococcus aerius containing:
- a CDS encoding Gfo/Idh/MocA family protein; its protein translation is MTVTVAILGCGNRGADVYARHLAAQGARVTHLVDPRPARLGEVAARHGLGPEACFLDADAFFALGRVADALVIATPDHAHVGPCVRALGLGYDVLLEKPICLEEAELDRLLAAEAASGGRVTVCHVLRATPFFRRVREVLDSGRLGRLVGMQHAENVAYWHYAHSFVRGNWAQSPPAAPFVLAKSGHDLDLLRWFAGASPVRVSSEGSLFHFRPEEAPPGASDRCVTCPVVECPYDARRIYPTRDPERWPVTVLTAGGISLADALASGPYGRCVYGGGNDVVDHQAVTVVFEGGVTAGLTVSAFTHNNTRTLKLLGTHGELRGHLDRGEIEVHDFRTDGVELLAVDVSGNHGGGDTALVAAWLAFLRGEAGVPTPLAESLDSHRMAFAAGGDGGTGVRRLVRS
- a CDS encoding alpha/beta fold hydrolase yields the protein MNAESRYTRVRGLLTHARVRGEGPPLVIIPGLGCASWMYTRVARELARARTVYAYDPPGHGRSAGRPGSPRTIEGLTDHLAAWLAESGLGRVPLLGHSLGGEVVFDLAARYPGHVSAAIACAPTGIPENPSVREQLLRLLLDLPRERPGLFLPALAAYTRSGPARMLRLAQDQSQHDTGPLLPHVLAPTLLLDGTHDPVIQAWTLEAICAAIPDATVREIPGGTHALTDSFPRTVARYTLDFLREVGA
- a CDS encoding alpha/beta fold hydrolase, with protein sequence MLGRVRALQFRSRGATLRYDATGHGDPIVLVHGLSGSSRWWRHNVPALSGTHRVYVLDLAGYGQARRQRSLGVRAAADLIAAWLDHLDLRNVTLIGHSLGGHISMHVAARRPERVRVLVLACASGLLRDRLYRVALHLPRAVLTGRVTFVPRILADAARSGPLNLWRSTRDLLKDSVQDLLPGLTARTLVIWGGRDALVPPSLGRALAAAIPGARYEEIPRAGHVVMVDAPGEFNALVLDFLREGT
- the pdxT gene encoding pyridoxal 5'-phosphate synthase glutaminase subunit PdxT — its product is MTPSPTTTIGVLALQGAFREHRQRLEALGARVREVRLPTDLSGLDGLILPGGESTTIARLMTDFGLWDPIREFHARGGALWGTCAGAILLAREVLGAPPQFGGQQDSLAVMDLSVRRNAFGRQVDSFHTGLDIPELGAPFPAVFIRAPVIERVGEGVEVLARHEGRIVLARQGRLLASSFHPELTPDTRLHALFLKMAAVPVPG
- the pdxS gene encoding pyridoxal 5'-phosphate synthase lyase subunit PdxS, encoding MSDVQTGTPQIKQGFAEMFKGGVIMDVVTADQARIAEAAGATAVMALERVPADIRADGGVARMSDPKMIKEIIAAVTIPVMAKVRIGHFVEAQILQALGVDFIDESEVLTPADDGFHIEKTKFTVPFVCGAKNLGEALRRVGEGASMIRTKGEAGTGNIIEAVRHARTVLGEIRAIQARPTEELMTVARDLQAPYHLVQYVHEHGKLPVVNFAAGGVATPADAALMMHLGLDGVFVGSGIFKSGNPERRARAIVKAVTHYGNPDVLAEVSEDLGAPMTGINIDSLIPEERLAGRGW
- a CDS encoding response regulator, which translates into the protein MRAPAADLRLLVVDDEEQILELLDLTLGLQGFRVVTARSGPDALAAAREATFDVIVMDVLMAPWDGFETVRRLQAELRAAMPPVVFLSGLNRPDHVPGLVTEYLVKPFRPSQLVESIRRVAAARN
- a CDS encoding peptidoglycan DD-metalloendopeptidase family protein, coding for MPEFPPRPPRGHAPLPWRPLSPRLALTLALAALAPLAAARPASPEGVADLLGVPTPADLLRTALPTVHLTHVAEPPSILVVTPQPPASVAARYGVPPAAVAALPRPAGEQARLLRVRLPAPAPAHPPALPASIVTHTVRPGETLASIAADAGLSLVELLSANLDRSSLDDLEAGETLHIPTAERGLLVRIKPGQTALTLIAGYGADLARTACANDVLPTALGVGDYLLLPGVRADGLYTRLVEHREAREEAERRAEMQARYDRYLAQQKERERARLQERYAMQEKYEAYLAWRDSPGRQRLIEAYERQAQYEAAQAALREREQARQPLSVQPAGVNVSTRLTWPVQNARVTSRFGEADIDYHKQVFHGGVDLAAPAGTPVYAAADGTVTESGYGAYGMNVYTAQGDSTLVYGHLSRTAVTAGQTVRRGDLLGEVGCTGICTGPHLHFEVRLDGRAVDPLALLP
- the rho gene encoding transcription termination factor Rho, with translation MTEPHIAPLPFHELQQKILPELHLIAAQSGIENYRKLKKDALALAIMERQAEAEGQVLARGYLDISADGYGFLQADLLEPASRSVLVTAGLIKQFHLRTGDEVIGRARRPRENERYGTLVQVEAVNGLDPESARQRPRFDDLTPTFPDRQLVLEDPLMDDSLSLRVVDLLVPIGRGQRALIVAPPKAGKTTLLKKVANSIVKNYPDVTVMVLLVDERPEEVTDFRESVQGAQVIASTFDEPPQHHVRVAEFVHERARRIVEEGGHVVILLDSITRLARANNLVTPPTGRTLSGGLDSNALHWPKRFLGAARNIRDGGSLTILATALVETGSRMDDVIFEEFKGTGNAELVLSRRLEERRIFPALDILKSGTRREELLLQPEVLKKMWLLRKVISDMDPADAMEMLLSRMGKTRNNVEFLQSLAGG
- the fsa gene encoding fructose-6-phosphate aldolase, which produces MEFFIDTAVVDEVREINAWGVLSGVTTNPSLVASSGRDFKEVIQEIAALVGGAISAEVTALDAEGMIREGREVASWSEHVVVKLPLTPAGLQACRTLTSQGIRTNVTLCFSVPQALLAARAGATYISPFAGRVDDIGWDGIELVRQIKEAYVMGDIPTKVLAASIRHPQHVVQSALAGADVATIPYKVFTAMIKHPLTQAGLDAFLGDWAKRAGASPETPSSEAGTNPQAGGVTAQGGQKK